One window from the genome of Deinococcus planocerae encodes:
- a CDS encoding DUF1565 domain-containing protein produces MQQKRVMLALSTALLLGACGQTPTGASTEVQADLKSPQVWSSSPSDGSGGSPTDIGGAGLGAQGYAPQGDDLKDTSYPTPGDATFVATDGSDTTGNGSIGRPYETLARAIAATPAGGTVVLRGGTYRMNTTEVNKRLTIQPYDSASLGRNAKVWLKGSLEVKGWTANGNDWSASWFHPLPLTTQGDWSCVKPNCIIDPAHPQANHRDQLFVDGQALKQVLSRNQVVPGTFYVDSGNRKLIANVGAGVNPNSRLMEGTAYDSGVAPA; encoded by the coding sequence ATGCAACAGAAAAGAGTCATGCTCGCCCTGTCGACCGCTCTGCTCCTCGGTGCCTGTGGTCAGACGCCGACCGGGGCGTCCACAGAGGTGCAAGCCGACCTGAAGAGTCCCCAGGTGTGGTCCAGCAGCCCCAGCGACGGCTCCGGCGGGAGCCCCACCGACATCGGGGGGGCTGGGCTCGGCGCGCAGGGCTATGCCCCACAGGGGGACGACCTGAAAGACACCTCATACCCCACCCCTGGGGACGCCACCTTCGTGGCGACGGACGGCAGCGACACCACAGGGAACGGCAGCATCGGCAGGCCGTACGAGACGCTCGCCAGGGCCATCGCGGCCACGCCAGCGGGCGGCACCGTCGTGCTGCGCGGCGGCACCTACCGCATGAACACCACGGAGGTGAACAAACGCCTGACCATTCAACCGTACGACAGCGCCAGCCTGGGGCGGAACGCGAAAGTCTGGCTCAAGGGCAGCCTGGAGGTCAAGGGGTGGACGGCGAACGGGAACGACTGGAGCGCGAGCTGGTTTCACCCCCTTCCACTTACTACCCAGGGTGATTGGTCCTGCGTGAAGCCCAACTGCATCATCGACCCCGCCCACCCACAGGCGAACCACCGCGATCAACTGTTCGTGGACGGCCAGGCTCTGAAGCAGGTGCTGTCCCGCAATCAGGTGGTGCCCGGTACCTTTTACGTCGACTCTGGCAACAGAAAGCTCATCGCAAACGTTGGCGCGGGTGTCAACCCCAACTCACGGCTGATGGAGGGCACAGCCTATGACTCAGGAGTTGCACCTGCATAA